GAACATCAAAAcccaaatgttttcattatgATCTCTAACTGCAAAGCAAGTGGCTGACATGCACTTCATGCCAATATGTGTTTCTTGCCCAGGGGCTATGAATTAACTTGGGTAGTTTGGCATTTGGAACTTGTTCAGTTTACTTCGATAACTTTAACTCTTTGCTGACCAGGTTGAACACCCAACAACTTTCTGTTGTGTTAAAACTGAATCTCATGCTCCTGTGTCtgttaaaaattgaattaatttttgatGAGGTCAAATAGCACCAGAATGTCTGGACCATTATTATGTCTGCATTAATAGGATTTCACTTGCCAGATTTCAGTCTGGCCTGGCTTACAGCCATAGTGCTCCTGCTAATCAGTCATCTAAATCAAATCAAATGGGGCCAGTTTGGAGTATAATTTCCCACTCTATTCCAAGGTCCATTGGTTTCTTCTGTTTCTATAATGAGTCTGGTTTCATATTCAGGGGGATTTGAAGGAAACAAAGAATCATCTTCTCCAGGTCATTATGGTCAGGGCTACCCCAAATGTTTCCAATTTCATTCTTCAGGGGATAACAGCTAGTTTTCTAGTCTACACAATGTCAGGGGACAGGGAGACCACATAAATATAACTGCAATCTTTTCttctgacttttatttttttcccttttcttcctgtttatGCAGCTTCTCAATTTTCAAAGACAACAATACAGCTTCTTTTCAACCTTCTATTTCTCTCTCAGATCTTGTCTCTCTCTGCTATGGTTTTTCCTATCCTAACAGGCAGCTTCTATGCAGATGTGCAATATCTTACAAAAAATCTCTTTGctcttttcatattttatacAGTCCCTGGCCACCTTTAGCTATTCTTCCACAGCTTTCCAATCATGCCAGTTTTCATCATGTGGAGCataaatttgaaagaaaataattgagcACATTGCTCCGGATCTTCCCTCAGCCTTGGCATGTTAGTAGCCCACAACACTAAATCTCCTGTAATCCAAGGTCAATTGATATAAGTTAAAATAATTGTTGGCTGCCCATTAATAACAGCACTCACATAAATTGTCCAGATTGGATTGGGGCAGTTGTATATGAAGTAGCAGTgagcacagaaaacaaagcaacaggaacaggaacagacAGTGGAAAATCTTTTTCAGTGGGCATACAGGGAGGAGCAGAGTCTGGGCTAGAATTTACCTTAGGATATCACGTACCACCCCCACTCCTGAGATGCTGCTTTTCCCAAGCTCAGTTGTCCCACACATATCAATAGTCCATCTGCCCTATGTATCAGTCCTGTAATCCATGTTGAAGGCAAATCAAAACAATCTATTTGAAATCCTCTGTGTGGGCCACatttctgcaggtttttccCCAGCACATCAAGTAATATATGGCCATTCCTCCTGGTGTAATATCACTGTGAGCTTTAGAGATCATTAGTAGTGCAGCTATCTTCTCCCAGTCCTGCAGTACCTCAGCTAAGGGCATCTCCTTCTTTATGCCAAGTACATTGTTCACTTTCCCAAAACCCATAAAACTCAAACTTGAAAAAGGCAGGACTTGAACCTCCTTTAGAGATTTGACCCTCAGTACTCAGTCCTTCCTTACTCCGGAGCTCTTGGGTGAAACCACCCACTGCTGTAAATTTGGATATCTGGTGCTTAGAAGAAAAAGGGCAAGTGGCCAAGTGTCCCATTTTGGTTGCCAGGCTGTTAAAGAAATTTTTGACACTAAGCTCTCATGTTCACTAGATACATTTATTGGCACAGTTCAATCATGAAATCTGGTAGCCTGAGCTGGGTGCCACAAAAGAGGAAAccaaaaatctctgaaaatcCCAGGGCAATACAATCCCTTACAATCTAAAATCTCCACCCCCCATAATCAGCACCATTTTCACTGCTATTGGAGTGATCATATTCATTGTCATTGGAGTCACCATCTTCACTGCTATTGGAACTGTCACTGTTGAtgtcatcatcaccatcatAATTGCTATTGGAATTTTCATCACTGATGCCATCATCACCATCTTCATTgccatcatcaccatcatcattgCCATCATCACCATAATCATTGTCATTGTCCTTGCCATCAGAAAGGTCATCTGTatcaccaccatcaccatctTCATTGCTATTGGAATTGTGACCAtcatcaccaccatcatcaccatcgTTGTCACCATGATCATGGTCACTGCCATCacaaagctgatttttattACCATCATCACAATCATAGTCATTGGCATTGTTGCCATCATCACCAGTTTCAGTTCTATTGGTCTCATCAGTTTCATTGCTATTGGAGTCACCAGTTTCATGGCTACTGGAGCTGTTGTTGTCATtgtcaccatcaccatcatcattgCCAGGCACCATGCTGGGCTCTTTCTCAGGCTCAAGGCTCAGAGTGCTTCCCAGCTGCCCTGGTGGTGGCCACCCAGCTGGAGCTACTCCATGGAACTCTAGgagagcagcaagcagcagcattAGCCCCAGCATGCtagcccatcccagccctcccacccactgctcccacccagcagcCCAGTTTACCAcaatgctgtgctgtgttctccaatgcagcttttcctggtgGTTTTCAGGGCTCTGCCTGACCCCTGTTGCCCTCAAGACTAAGATAACTCAGCCCAAGGCCATGCTGGTGCCTCCCAGCTCATGGCTGGTGCCTATGGGGCACCTCCTGGGCACCTctgccctggggccagcagccaCACATGGCCCCAGCTGCACTGGGGAGTCAGGAAGAGATGGCACTGTGCCCCAGCTCACTATGGCACTGCAGTGATCCCCACATCACCTGGGTTCTTCCCACCCCACTCCCACCACAGCTTCCCCAGCCCTCGCCAGGCAGCaacctggcagctgccagcacctgcaAAACACCTGTGATTAtatgaaaataaggaaaaaatattcttaaatattcTTCCCACCCACTGCTACTTGCCTGCAATGggtgctgcctggagctgcacgCACAGGGTGAGGAGCCCCAGCAGGAGGATGCCTCGTGCCATGCTGATGAAGTCTGTATCCAGGACTGCGCAATTTAAAGGCAATTTAAAGTGCCTTGCAGGCAGCCCGGGTCCAGGAATGGGAGGAGGCAGCTCACAGGTGACTTCAGGAACCTCCCACATTTGCCTCTGTTTACCGAAGAGCCACTCCAGCTCCACCCAcagccaaggcaggagcaggatccAGACTTGGCTGCACTCCACGGAGGATAACACAGGGACTGGAGGACAGAAGAGGAAACCAAGACTGCACACAGGCAGAttcttcactgctgctctcaaCAGGAATCGATGTTGAGATGAGCTTTATCAACAGCAGTGACCCCAGTGCCGGGctctgccccagtgctgggatCTTCTGCGGGCAGGAGCCTGTCCTGGCCCTGCCATCCCGgatggaacaggaacagggcaagagcacctggcagcagcaccaggagctcccTCCTTCCACATGCAAAATGCCCTTCATTCAAGGCTACTGTTTCACACATGAGATTCTTTGCAGATTTTTGTAAGTCAAATATTCAAGGCTTCATTTGAGCATCAATAGGATAGGATAACTTAAGGACTGGTCTGCCCAGGACACATCAGCACCAAGCACAATAGATTGAAGTTTCTGGATAACAGACTACATTTAAATTTACATCAGTGGAGTgagtgaaattaatttatttgagaTTGACATTATTACTACAACTGTAAGCTGGCACTTGACAGGAGCAAAGCAAAGTCATGCTCAAAGAGCTTTCCATCAAGATCACATCAAGACAATGCAGGGACAGTGCAAGGGAAGGAGCACAGCTTTGCACAAATCTCTGTAAATCTTTGTGGGAAGAGGGCTCGTGGCAAGAAAAATGCTTTAAGTGCAGGTTtatccttctcctcctgctaTGACTCAAGAGGGATGCAATTCCTCCATGAGCCACCCATGTTCACCAGAGATCTGGTGCTCCACACCTCGCAGCTGCCTGGCGGAACCTGACGTTCCAGTGCTTATCGCGCGTTTCTGTGGCTGTTAATCACCCCTGAGCtggacaccccagagcaggcagtgctggccagCTGGTGTCAGCAGTGCCCACTCCCTTCCACGCACCTGGCAAACCATCTGGAACAACCTGAGGGATTGCAGGAAGGGCTCTTTCCAGCCACAGAAGTGGCACGATGGAGAGCTCAACACTGCGGCTGTCCCCGTGCTTGCCTGGTGGTTCCTCCGTCTGGGAACAACACCATAGTTTTGGCACATTTTTGTTTTAGCAGACCATATTCCTGGAAAATATTTAGGGAACTAATGGAGGAGAATGTCTGACAAGCAAATTGCTCTGATGAAATAAATGCCTGAGGATACTAAGGGTCAGAGGGACTTGTCCAAAGTCTCCCTGAGAATCAAACAGGAACATGGATAATCTCAGCTGTGAACCAGGTGTTCATGTCTGGCAGACATGCACCTACCACAGAGATCCATGGAAAAATTACCATTAAAAACAATGGCCTGAAGGAGACCCAAATAAGGCATCACATCAGTTAAATTTAGGTGATCCCTGACAGATGTTGTTCTGATACACTCTTGAAAAACATCCCTCTCCCTGCAAAAGTGTCACCTCAGTCATTGAGAATTTGTTCCAGGATTTAAGTCTTCTTCTTAATTGGAAAGCTTTTTCAAAGATCTGATCTCAGTCTCTCTTGATTCCAATAAACACAAGGAACAATTTGTCCATCAAGGTGGGTACAGAGTGCAAGCCTGTCTCACAGATTAACAGCATCACTCTCCTCACCTTTCCATGGGGGTTTCTACAGCCACAGttgttcttcctttcctctaGGCAATGTCCAGTTTTTGTTGCTGACAACTTGGACCAACCAAAAAAAATGCACAAGCCCAGTGTTGGTGATAATGAAGTTGTGCTGATGTTGATGGTGACTTGGTTGGCCCCACATCCGCCACTGGGTTTGTCTAACAGCCCAAAGCTTACCCCGGGctggtgcagccctggccaaagcagcagggaggggacaaaggcagcagcttttTCCAGCATGTGAGCCCATCCTTGAgtcagcagcctctgctcccacaggaaCTCCAGGCTTCCATGGGAGCCCAGCGTGGTCACTGCTGAGCCGACAGCTACAGCAGGAGTCccactgaggggacacagccacaggctgcagtgacAGGTGCTGAGACACCAGCACAACATCCTCTGGAGgtaccagcacagcccccacagAATTggtcacagaaccacagaatgatttaggttggaaaagacctctgagatcatcaaatGCAATCTTTGACCgatcaccaccttgtcaacaTGATCATGGctccaagtgccacatgcaCTCATCCCTTTAACACAAATGAAACAAGACGGAGCATCTGGCAAAGCTGGTGGGAAGCAGATCCCACTTTTCCCCGCAGCATGGCTGAGGAATGTCCCACTGGCTCATAGGACAGGGACAGTACTTGGAGATGGCTGCTGGAGCAtatccctgctctgcacagcaagACCCACCCTGCACTCTGGCAAATCCCCTTCACTTGGTTTCTCCCATTGAATCATCTTGGAATGAGGAAGAAGGTTACCAGCAAAATAGTAAATGGATTATCAATGCAAATTGTTATCCAACTGATTCAACAGAAAAATTTCTCTTTGACGGCATGGGGTGAGATTAGAAAAGTTTTTTTAACAATTCTGCACACATCAGACAAGGAAATGCTGTTACGGGATGTTTGCTCAGAGAAGCAATGAGATTTCAGGAAGAGGGTTATACGACGAAACAGAGATCATGGAAATTTATACGTGTATCACACAGATCATGGAAAGACTGGCATTCCCACTCCAGCTGCAGGTACTCGGGTCTCAGGGTCAGAGGCCACCCGCGACAGGTCCTCCTCTGGGTGGGACAGGGTGAGTTTATTACTTTGGGACTCAGTGTGCCCTGCCTCGCCCTCCGGCACTGCTCAACCCGGCGGGCTGCGGCTAGCGCTCCGGCGGCACCTCCAGGGCGGGCACGGTGTGAGCCCGGGGCTCCCCGAACACACACCGGGTGTTCCCCGGGGCTCCTAGAGGACATAGCGGGTGTTCCCCGGGGCTCCCCGAGCACACACCGGGTGTCACACCGGGGCTCCCCGACCACACACCGGGTGTTCCCTCAGCGCTCCCCGAGCACGCACCGGGtgacccccagccctccctgctcgCTCCcgccgcgggcccggcccggccccgctgcccggTACCGTCACTTCCGTCGGGGCCCGATGATGCAGCCGCGGGATCCCCGCGCATCCGGCGCCTCGCACcgcggccgggagcggggccaTGGGCGCCGCCCGCGATGCGGAGCAGCAGCCGGGGCCGCCCGGCGAGGAGGGCCCGGGTGAGGCCGAGGAGCAGCTGGTAAGCACGGTGAGGagcgggccgggccgagccgggcgggctgcgggcggcggcggggccgcggctgACGCGTGTGTCCCGCAGAGCCCCTGGAACATCATGATCAAGCACCGGCAGGTGCAGCGGCGCGGGCGGCGCTCCCAGATGACCACCAGGTACGGCGGGACCAGGACGGGCGGGCAGGGCACGTGGTGGGTGGAGCAGCGAGACCGGGATGGGCACCGGATCGTGTTAGACCGGGCCGGGGCAGAGGCTCCGTGCCCCCTCCTGACCCCTCCACCCGCAGCTTCACGGACCCCAGCGTGTCCATGGACCTGCTGCGcgctgtgctgcagcccagcatcAACGAGGAGATCCAGGGCATCTTCAACAAGTACATGAaggtgggcagcagcaggggccTGGGGACAGCTCGGCTGCCAGCGAGGCCATCTCGCCTCTCTGTAGGAGCTGAGCCCACCTGTGCAGGCTGTcaccctctcctgcctttgcctCTCCAGTTttttcagagagcagcagtcAACGTGCGTGATAACGTTGGGGAGGAGGTGGACCCCGAGCAGCTCATCCAGGAGACCTGTaggagctgcctggagcaggtgggtgctggTGAGGCGTTTCTTGGGTGCCTAGCCAAGCAAAGCAGCCTGGCTAGAATATGTCCCTCTTAACAGCTTTGCTGTCGCTGTGAGGGGACATCCTCAGCCCTTGTGTGACTGCTGTGTTGGGATTTATTCTCACTGGGAAGAAGGCAGCAGTCATGGCTGGGCAGCTCATGCTGCTtcttctcactgctgctgtagGAGCATTGCACACTGCTGGAGTCCCACAGAAATTGGCCCCCAGCACCTGTCAAAGGTCCTGGCAGGGTAGggcaggattttttcctttcacatctTGCTTATCTGCCAATTCACCAGAGTTTATCGTGTTCAGATTGTGCTTTTGTATCTGGCTGTCTGTGGAAGCATAGCCTGGTAGCATTCCAAAAGCAAAGCTGTTGCAAGGTTTTTAGGTAGATATTTAGAGGTGGGGGTTGCTTACAGGGCCCTCTCTCAGCCCAGAATCCATGGAACCTTTTTTGTCTTCCTGCAGGCCAAACTGTTGTTTTCCGATGGTAAAAAGGTGGTTCCCAGGTTGCCTCATGAGCAGGCAGTGCCAAAGGTAATTGTTGTGATTGTACACAGAGGTTTAAATGACCTGTGagagctgggagaagaaaagTTGGGATCACTTTGTTCTCTGGCTCTTCTTAGCTGCCTGTGCAGTAGTGCAGAGGCAGAGAGGGGGATGTTTGGCTTGAAGGGAATATAGGGCAAGGAGAACCCCAAGTGCAGGTGCTGCTTGTTGCAGTTCAGTGCTGTTCACAGAGGTAGGCTGGGGTCAGCGTTCACCTGGCCAGATAGGGAGAAgagccctgctcatcccagtgCCCTTCCTCTTCCAGCGTGCCCGACAGAtggatgaggagctgagccGTCGAGGGAGCCCCATTCCAAAAAAGGTAAGATGGTTTTCCCTACTCAAGATTTTATGTTTTAGGAAGCCTGGCCCTCCTTCGTGGCTATTCCCACAGTGTGAGTGCATGGAGGTGCACAGGCAGCTTTTTTGAGGTGGTGGAGGTGCTCACTCTAGTGCCATGCAGTGTTTCTGCCTGTGACAAAAGaagcagcttccctgggaaagggagggtTGCTGAGAGGGTTccctcagccagcacagctgagtcACAGAAGGATTTCTTCCCTCCAGAGGAAGGGGCGTCccccaggacagagcctgtCAAATGACCGCGGAGTCTCAGGCATGGCAGCGTGAGTACAAACCCTGAGCTAGAGCCCTTGTtttgggagggcagggggaatGAGGCTGCCTGTGGGGAGCACAGAAACCCCACTGGCTCCTCCCCTGCAGAGAGGTGATGGGAGTTCTCCTACGGGCAGAAGGGGTTTTAAGCAGGTCCAAAGGGATGAAAAGTCCAGATCCAGAGTGAGTGGTGAGACACAGGGGTGGTGGGATCTGCGCTGCCAGGAGATGAGAATGTGCAGCAAAGCTGAGGGTCCAAAGCTGGGTTGTGGGGGAATGGAGGTTGTGAAAAAGGGTGGATCTGGAAGGGCTTGGGCTgagtccctgctgctggtggtgacTAAGCTGATCCCACTGGGACTCATTCTTACTGtattttccttcccctcaggTGGAAGCTCAAAGTCTCTGAGTCTGTGAAAAGGGATGGACCGAAGGTATTAGCTGTCCGACACTGCTGggctccttctctcctcccctTGGCTCCCACtagcagagccctgcagctgcaggagcacaggacaGCGTGGGCTGTGGTCTGCCCTGATGGGGCCCTGGGCAGGGGTGGAGCAAGAAGAGGAAGCGAAGTGCCCGGAGGCCTTTGCTGGTCTCCCCAGGCACCATAGTCTGTAGCCTCAGTGTGAGACCTGAGGAGACCAGGAGTAGCCAGGAGAATCCCACAAGTGTTTCCCACGAGGGAACCTCTTAGATCAGCCCAGGTGGAATGTAACATCCCTCCCCTGTGGAAGGCTGGAGGTCTATGGCCAGCTCACTCCCTCCCAGTCTGGAGGCAGCTCCAAGGTTCCCTGTCAGAGAGCCGAGGCTT
Above is a genomic segment from Oenanthe melanoleuca isolate GR-GAL-2019-014 chromosome 20, OMel1.0, whole genome shotgun sequence containing:
- the DNTTIP1 gene encoding deoxynucleotidyltransferase terminal-interacting protein 1 isoform X3 codes for the protein MGAARDAEQQPGPPGEEGPGEAEEQLVSTSPWNIMIKHRQVQRRGRRSQMTTSFTDPSVSMDLLRAVLQPSINEEIQGIFNKYMKFFQRAAVNVRDNVGEEVDPEQLIQETCRSCLEQAKLLFSDGKKVVPRLPHEQAVPKRARQMDEELSRRGSPIPKKRKGRPPGQSLSNDRGVSGMAAWKLKVSESVKRDGPKWDPSRLTETTTFVLGSRANKALGMGGTRGRLYIKHPHLFKAYLLIEEDIRDLAASEDYRDSVDLRLEELKPFIPPAWMTEKMQKHMETLRRGGDVPPPEEPPEP
- the DNTTIP1 gene encoding deoxynucleotidyltransferase terminal-interacting protein 1 isoform X1, giving the protein MGAARDAEQQPGPPGEEGPGEAEEQLVSTSPWNIMIKHRQVQRRGRRSQMTTSFTDPSVSMDLLRAVLQPSINEEIQGIFNKYMKFFQRAAVNVRDNVGEEVDPEQLIQETCRSCLEQAKLLFSDGKKVVPRLPHEQAVPKRARQMDEELSRRGSPIPKKRKGRPPGQSLSNDRGVSGMAAWKLKVSESVKRDGPKWDPSRLTETTTFVLGSRANKALGMGGTRGRLYIKHPHLFKYAADPQDKHWLTEQQHMRAIGGKMAYLLIEEDIRDLAASEDYRDSVDLRLEELKPFIPPAWMTEKMQKHMETLRRGGDVPPPEEPPEP
- the DNTTIP1 gene encoding deoxynucleotidyltransferase terminal-interacting protein 1 isoform X2 produces the protein MGAARDAEQQPGPPGEEGPGEAEEQLSPWNIMIKHRQVQRRGRRSQMTTSFTDPSVSMDLLRAVLQPSINEEIQGIFNKYMKFFQRAAVNVRDNVGEEVDPEQLIQETCRSCLEQAKLLFSDGKKVVPRLPHEQAVPKRARQMDEELSRRGSPIPKKRKGRPPGQSLSNDRGVSGMAAWKLKVSESVKRDGPKWDPSRLTETTTFVLGSRANKALGMGGTRGRLYIKHPHLFKYAADPQDKHWLTEQQHMRAIGGKMAYLLIEEDIRDLAASEDYRDSVDLRLEELKPFIPPAWMTEKMQKHMETLRRGGDVPPPEEPPEP